From the genome of Salvia splendens isolate huo1 chromosome 7, SspV2, whole genome shotgun sequence:
CTCGTGTTGTTAGTTTTACCCCTGGGGATTTTGATCCCCTTCCCTGCTGGTATCAATGCTTTATTCAGTCACGGACCAAGGCGATCAGAAGGAGTTGCTCGTATGTATGCTATGTGGAATGTCTCATCCTTGATAAACACGGTAAGTTGCACTTCTTTCTACATCAGTGTCTGGCTACTTACACGtacttcaaattcacaaaacattttttttcataaaagttAGTCTTGTTATCATCCCACTTAATTCATGGAGTGAAAAATACCAACAGTTACAGAAGAGGTTCATGAACAATCTCCAACTGAAAAAGTTCCCTTACTAGGatatgttttttgtttgttattaggATTTTGTAACTATGTGAGTTAGTGGGAAAAATCTCTTCCTATAGTTTCTCCTATTAATATCAGTATTGCCTGGTTTTGATGGCACAGGGTGTTGCATTTGTCTGTGGCTACATACACTATTCCAATCAATCAAGTAGCCGACTTCCAAACTTCGAGCCACTGAATATGTGAGCCCTGCATCCTActttttatctttatctttttttttatttataaattttggacGTTCACTAGAGTTGTTATTATCATGTGATGTAATCTGCAGGGACGGAAACGAGTGGTGGATCTTCCCCGCTGCACTTGTCTTGTGTAAGTGCATCCAGTCGCAACTCATAAACTGGCACGTCGCGAATCTGGAGATTCAAGACCGTTCGCTGTACAGTAAGGACTTCACTATGTTTTGGCGATCATAATATTAGTCACTAAGCAAAAACTCACCAATTCCCATCGTTTTTTGGTGTGGGTTTTGTTTGTAGTGGATGTTAATGATAGTCCCCTAGAGAAAATAGATTGATTTTTGCAGAGTGGTATAAATAAGTTGAAAATGAAATTGGGAAAAGTTTGGTAGGATTAGCTAGCTATATCTTCTACAGTTGTGTTCCTCTACTGTAAATAGTGTTTTGATCTCTAATTCTAGCCACTTGTCGCGTTTGTGAAGGATTATGGCTTCTTAATACACCTTGATGTTAGAAAGGGAGATGGGAGTATTATTTGCAGTAGAAACTCTcttttatatatacatattcaaATGAGAGAAAAGATGGTTAGAGTATTGTTAATTGAAGTTGAGTAAATAGAAAAGATAGAGAAAAATGACTAccttattaaaaatgaaaatacactagtttttgttgacatatgctactttaaaaaaaatagaactaCTGATAATGAACAAAAGGAGCTGTAAATTCATTGGCTTTGCAtgttttgaccaaattaatttgaagagcatgaatgtgaaTTCGAAGTGCAAACGAATCATGCCTATTCAGAGCGAGCTAATTTGGGTAGATTGGAAGTTCCAAGTTTTCTTCCAATTTATGTGAATTATATTGAAACcgcttgtgtgtgtgtgtgtgtgtgtgtgtgttgtggcAAGGAAAGGAAAGGAATCAGTTAGGATCCacttttattcaaattttgattttgattttgattatatttaaattagatTAAGTTATGTAAAATATATGACCTTTGGAATTTTGATATAAGAAGCTTCATAGTTGGGCACTGCACTTATTATAGCATCCCTGCATCACATCCTGAGTCAGTTTTTGATCTATatagatcaaatttataccATTTTCCTAACATATTTCGTTACCTATTATCGAATACTTGAGGAACATCATCGCGCAAATTGTCACCATCAGTATCTGTACATACCACGGAAGCAGATGAATTACAAATAGGAAACAAAATTTCAAGGCTATCAATATCAGTTTTCACGTAATGATTGAAGAAAATAATAACCaatcctttttagtttgttctaaACTACTGAAAGATTCAACTTCATATAGCAATGTTGAATTTTTCCATATATGCCGGGCTGTAAACGAGTCGACTTGGGCCGGGCCGGGCCGGGCCAGGAGAgtactttatttttcaaatcAACTAAACTGCTATCAAGGTTTGGATACAATTGAGAAGTGACAGAGGGTCAAGTTGCAAGGATCGTATATTTGAACTTCTTAACATAGTTCTAGCATTTATTGAAATTTCTTATACTACGTATTATGTTCTGCTGATTGAAGACCATAACTATTTGTCTATTTCTAGTGTTAAGCCAATTTGTTATCGAATTGTGAACTAGTCAAACGTTCTACTATCTGAGTTTAGAGATCAAATTCAAGGTGATAATATCCAATTCCTCAACCTAAaactttataattaattaataaagtgAAAATACTAGTTtatgtctcatttttttataCACTCTACTTCTAGCTatatatggaaaatatattctaattatacaaGTATTTCCttgatttgattttccataatctttaattaatttccttcaCTATTCTTGCCATATTTTCATCtcttaatttcttattttccaattaattgatttttccATTCAACACTAGTATATATGGACACATGCAGACCAAATTCtagcattaaaaaaaattatggttaTCGTTTCTGTTACGTTTATGTTATGCGTAGGCTTTTTTCTCTTCGAACTTTTCGTAATATTTTTGGTATTACTTTTCTTCCAATGTTTCCAGGAGGCAGATCTAGGGACCTTTGAAGAACTTAACTATCATTAGGCCTGAGCTGGAAAATGCCTTGTTCGCCTCTTCcgtttttataaatatatactgtATGTATGTTAGTATTTTTCAATTCTGCCATAAGGAATTGTATAgcttagtataattaaattgtcAGTTTATAAAGTAAAGGGcttcgattttttttatagtactactaccATTTATATTGGTGCACATGAAAAGAGATAAGATGTGCGTATAAAAGCAAAACACCTCATGCATCCAAATTCATACAATCTACCTCCAACACTACATTTGATCAAGCAAATCACgatcacacaaaaataaacgCACAACACACAGTAAAACACTCAAATCATAAAAGCAAAttacttggagagagagagagagagagagagagagattaataTACCCCATCAAAATGTCAGTACGTTGGAACACAACTATATTATTCCTCCTTATTTAAGACCTTTGGAACTTTGATATAAGAATCTTCATAGTTGGGCACTGCACCTATTATAGCATCCCTGCATCACATCCACACTCAGTTTTTTATTCATATACATTACATTTCTACCATTTTCTGAACGGATTTTGTTACCTATTATCAAATACTTGAGGAACATCATCGCGCAAATTGTCACCTTCGGTATCTGTACATACCACAGAAGCAAATGAATTGGAAATAGGAAAACAAAATTTCGAGGCTAGCAAAGCATGAAGAGGAGCAGTGTAACAACAATTTACTGTATTCATAAAACATCATGTAGGAGCAGAAAGATAGTTAAAATGTTAAGCAAGTTTTCGGTAACCTGCTCTCAGGGCTGGTTCGATGCTCTGAAGGTCTACAGCCTGAAGCTGCCCAAACCTGTTTCAATTTTTACAATGTCACGTTGCAATACTTGTTTAGTAGACAATGAAATGCTTGTACAAATCATACGAAGCTAAGTGAACAAAGAATCCACAGCATTAGCAATGGCAAAAATCTTATCACAAAACATGGGAAGATCATATATTGTAGTAACtgttattattatattactatCACTGTTTGTTCCAACAAATCTTCTTGTATACCGGAAGCACGAACATAGGAAACCTACCTTGTAAGAGTTACTATAACATATAGTTACGAGATTTATCCTCTGTAATATGGAAGGAGGAAAATGGAACAAAGACTTGCTTCTAGAGGATGTTAAGCAGTTGACTGGATCTCCTACGACTACTTGTGTTGTAAAATAAGACCTAATAGGATGTGATTATGCTAATGCTTCAAATATTGCTATTTAACTTAGAGAGGAAGTCAATAGTCCTGAAACAAGAATGCGCATGAATTCTTCATTTGGCCAAATCTTCCCAACTAAACACAATCTAAATGATAGTATTACAATAAAAGTCCATAGCTTTAGCATTACGAAAACATCAGACAAAAAAAGAGGGAAGAAATAGATTAATAGTCGCTCGACTACATCACTTTTTATTCTAACAAAACAAAGGAAATCACTAAGCTTGAAAGGTCCTGGAACACATTTACAAGGTCCTGAAACTGATTATTGTTCTTTTGATGACTTTCAACAGCTTATTGGATCTCCTATGACTATTCGTGTTGGTAACGAAAATCATAATAGGAATATTTAgctaattttctaattttgattcCATTATCCTGAAACAAGAGGCTCCATTAATCATCCTTCTCGACAACATTTCCAAACCAAACACAATCGCAAAGTTATAGAAACACCATCATATATGTCAAGTTGCAGCACCACAACTTTGGATCTTCTATAATTCTATTGTAGTTACACGTAATACCAGTGTACAACATAAGTGGTATTATACGCTCATCAAATAATAGTATACCAGGATGAAAAACATGAAAATCGCGAGAAACGAAATTGCTAGCAAACTCAGAAGACTACAAAAGCATAATGAGTTCCACTCAATCACATTTACACATTATAATAGATTTGTAACGACACACACACAAGCATGCATCAATACACATTATCTACACAAAACTATACATCATCCTCCGTACTAGCTCAGCACACATTCCCACTCGCCATAAACGCACAAATACAGAGCAAAATACATATAAACTGCCTTtccagagagagagaaagagagtacCAGTCTACCACTTGCTGAATTTTGGGAGCAAATTCCTCGAcctacaaaatacaaaatacaaaatcaaaataagtaaACAGATAAATAAAACAATCAGCAGCTGAATTCATATTGCAAACAGACAGAATCCGAAATGCAAATTCTAATAGTAGTACTTGTTTCGGTGTGAGAGAAATCCGAGCTTTCTCAGCCAAACTCGGAACATCCGGCGGCTCGAGGCTATACTTCGCCGCATAAAACCGCTTTTTCGATTGAAATGCTTTCGGAAAAGCGCTGCTCCTGAAGCTGAACAACTGCGGATTAGCTCGGAGGAGCATAATCGCTCTGCTACCCATTTTGACGATAAGAAATgatgactctctctctctctatctctctaaaCGTAGTGGGCTTTAATTTGAGACCAATAAAAATGTGTGCATTTTATACCCATGAAATAGGCCCATTTTGACCACTTTCTAATTAAAATGTTTTGGCAGAATTTTTTTTGATTAAACTGTATATGAAAAACTTTTACataatgaaattttgaaatgagtGATTGGGTTTTATTCTACTTCTTTAATCTGAAAAATATAATAAGAGGTTTTTGAGAGTTACAATTATCTTGATATATTGTGTTAATTTTCGATACAACATATATAAATGTATCTGTTATGAACTTATGattataaaaacaataatagtagtagtattgaaTACGAACTAAGTGTGAGTAGCACCTATACAATTATTATATCCAAATAaatatgttgaaatttttttcctTAATTACTTGTATATGGCTATTCTTTCTAGTTTGTATTTGAAAATAGTGCAGTGAAATCTATCACTTGATATCATAGAATTCGTAAATTCATCACTTCTAGACTTAGATACACACAGTaagataaataatttatatgttaataagttttatttattgtgattatttgtgtttgtttagTACTCCGCTTACTAACAAATCCAACTTCATACTATTTCTCAATAAATCGTTATTCATAGCTCATAAGCAAATCCAAAATATTGAATCGAAAGTGGATCTTTTGATAGTAAACTCAACTGCATCTAAAATGAAATCATTACACAATGCAAGTATTATTGACAACCTTaatcaaacaaacaaaataataaattcaaagTATTTCCAACTAATTATTTATGTGTCATGTCTaataaagaaaaggagaaaaatactggaaaaactataaataaaggcccgagcccgagcccgggCCCGGTGTAGGACGATCTTCTTTGAATATTAAGTTAtttatttaatgcattatttgaaAAGCGTTTCCAGCGGCAAGGCCACATGTATACATATGACCGTTGCTATATTACCCCAATAAAAACCAAAAACGGTTCTCTCATTTCTCTACAAATTTGAAAATCATTTTTGCAGCATTcgtgtctctctctctctctcacgccAACTGTGTGAGCTGTGTGTGTGTTTTCCGGAGATGGCGATCGCGGCAGAGTCTCAACAAGATCACAAGGTAGGCGATTAAAACCTCTGTTCGTAaaagtttgaaattaatttagGGTTGTTGGATGATTTTTGGTCCAGTAATTGAACATTCTCTCAGGATCATTCCATCATTCATTTTCCTCTTTCTGTTGTGATTGTGTTGTATCAATTTCTCACTACAGGCTTTGGTCATTCATCTTTAcgttttttttgtgttttttcattgaatttgttttttaaaatgcAATTGCACATGAAATTATCCATGTTTtgatttttcaatattttctaaTAGAAAGAAAGGAAATTGCAATTCTGAATTCGTAAATGTCAACAACTACTAAGAAATTCAGATGTATAATAGAAAAATCCGATGAAAAACCTCTGTAATTAGGGATGTagaatctttttttttctgtctTTGCTGCTATGATCGGGGAAGGGGGATCATGTGGCTCACCATGTCTGCATTGTGTTTTCGTAGCTCACTGTAGATTTTTATTGTTCGAGTTTCTTTGAGGTGCTTTGTCGATATGCTTGAATATGTTAAAGAAATTTCCCCTTTTCTACAGAATTCTTCAGAGAGCACGGCAGCAGAGAGAAAGAAATGGACCCTAAACGACTTTGACATCGGAAAGCCTCTCGGCCGAGGGAAGTTTGGGCATGTATATCTTGCTAGAGAAAAGAGGGTCAGTGCTGTTTAAATCAATAATCTTTTGTACTTGTAGAGCTTAGATCTTGCTTACTCTGATCAGTACCTAGATTCAAGTTATTTCACTTTGATATGCAGCCCTTGATGTGTTGTGATCAATAGCTTTTAGAGTATAAACTAAATTGGAAAGATAAATTGGCTGCTTCTGATGTACTCACTACGTACTTGGGCTTAGAACTCAATTATGTTTCAATGTTGTTTGAAGCAGAGCAACCATGTTATCGCACTGAAGGTCTTGTTTAAGAGCCAGCTTAAAGAGTCTCAGGTCGAGCACCAGCTTCGTCGTGAAGTGGAGATACAGAGTCATCTTCGACACCCCAACATTCTACGGCTATATGGTTACTTCTACGATCAGGTATAGAGCATTTCCATAGTTTGCTATGCCTTGGAAAATTAAACCCTTGGCTGGGCTTGAAGTGTGAGATCATTAACTGCAGAAACGAGTTTACTTGATTCTGGAATATGCTGCCAAGGGAGAGCTCTACAAGGAGCTGCAGAAGTGCAAATATTTTAGTGAAAGACGCGCTGCAACAGTGAGTGATCGATCCTCTCGTTTTCTTACCCTCTTTTATGAACTGAGATCAGATAAATGCACCATTTAGCTTTATGTTTTTATGACTTGTCTCGAATAAATATAGtttctgattttacttttcCTACATGTTACAGTATATTGCATCATTAGCCCGAGCACTCATATATTGCCATGGGAAGCATGTTATACACCGAGACATCAAACCTGAGAACCTTTTGGTCGGAGCTCAGGTAACTATCGCTCTCTGTTTGGTTGATTGAAAGAACCAGGCTGTAGTCTTTCGCTTTTGACACTTGTGTTTCCAATTTCAGGGTGAGCTCAAAATCGCAGATTTTGGCTGGTCTGTCCACACATTTAATCGTAGGAGGACCATGTGCGGCACTCTTGACTATCTTCCACCTGAGATGGGTAAGCTATCTGATATTTATGCAAGATTTGGATAAGTAGGCGAATAGATGAATTCGAGCACACCTAATATCAAGCCACTCTGCAAAACAAGTCTTTTTCCTCCCAAGTATTTCCAGATCGGTTATTGAATAATAATGGCAAACGTTTAACGCAGTGGAGAGTGTGGAGCATGATGCGAGTGTAGATATATGGAGTCTTGGTATTCTGTGTTACGAGTTTCTCTATGGATTGCCCCCATTTGAAGCAAAAGAACACGCAGACACGTACAGAAGGTAAAATCCACGATCTTAGCACAGTCCATTTCATCAATGAATTTCACATTTTAATCCGCAAAGCTTGTGTTTTTTTGTTCTGTGAAGGATTATCCAAGTGGATTTAAAATTCCCTCCAAAGCCAATAGTTTCTTCAGCTGCTAAAGATCTAATTAGTCAGGTAAAACTTAGCCCACACATGCCTACCCTATATCAAGCTTTCTGCAATGGGTCTGAGTTCACCGAATTCATATCTATCGATCTTTATAAAATCTGCAGATGCTCGTCAAGGATTCTTCGAAGCGTCTGCCTTTGCACAAACTGCTAGAGCATCCATGGATTGTGCAGAATGCTGATCCATCTGGTGTTTACAGGGGTTGATTGATGCTGCTGCTATACACATGTTATGCCTTGATTACATCATTTCACTGTAGATTATATCAATATCTATTGTGTTAAATGTAGATGAGAGTGATATAATATgcattctctctccaatatgAATATGTTGGTGCAGTAATCAGCATTAGCTGCCATTAAACAATTATCTGATTGAATGCAATGCTTCTTATTATTGGCAATAATTTACAATTCTTTTGTGGGAGTTCAATTTTTTGTTACCTTTCTTCCATTGATGTGAATACATTACAATGCACAATAACAACTTCTCAAATAGTTGAATTTGTGAAAAACAATGTTATGGGTTATATGCTATATTTGAAACAGACATTTTCCACAATAAAAATGGAAGAATGATTACTACAGACATATTTGAATCTGTAATGATTACTCATTACAGATTTGTGAATGTGcagataaaataaataatatgctTCCTCCATCATGATGCCTGCTGcattgctctctctctctctctctctctctctctcagacacacacacacacacacacacactaacaATTATAAACCATCATTAGCTGCTAATTCCACAACTATACACTTAATGCGAATGCTAATTCAGCATAAAACAAGATAAGTAACACACAAAAGACCTTAACTATATAGCTTCAAGGacctcaacttattactactgaaGCAATAAATGTACAAAGTATTTTGAGTCCCAAATGTTCAATAAATAAACAACTTCAACACATTGTTATTCACGGCTTCAGGCTGAGGCATCCTAATAGACCGGTGACCTTGTCATATGTTCCTAGTTGACCTGATCAATCCGATATTATAGTACATAACTCATACGTTGAGATGTggaacaaaatcattttttttgttggcTGTCAACAGGAAGTAGTCGAGAATCAAGTGTTTTCTGTTCCGTTTATACCGGAGTCTGTATTACCTGCATTCATAAGACTGGGGCATTTCGGTCCCAGAAAGCTTGGTTGATTAGTGGAAGATAGAAGCCTTGCCCACATCCTGTCTGTTATGACGACCTTGTTTTGCTTTTCGATGATACGCTGCACAAAACAGGCATTTTCCATCACATTCGTATAGATGATGGATCAGGACATACAAGTCCAGATTGTTTTGTTAGAGCTGGCATACAAATCTGAACTCTGTTTTGAAATATAATCAATCATCATATTTATTTACTGAAAATCACTTACATTGAAGGGAATGTATGTATGACGGCCATTAACAAGCCCGCTTGTGAAGCCTGTATATCCTGCCATTGCCCCATGAACCGCGCTTTGAGCAAGGAGTGTGCAGTAAACGTTGTCGGATGCATTGCTAGGAATGGCACGGATCATGTAAGTTGGATCTGCATGTTATCAAGTTTAGTGCCACTATCCTAATAAAGGATAATACGAATTCAATACACGTATTCTGACCTATATATTTTAGAGTAATTGGCATTTTGGTTTGCTTCGCAAAATGATCCTGTCAAAAGAGAAAAATAGCTTAACAGATTTTTTTGACAAAGAAAAACATGATTCTCGTACTGTGAATTCTCAAAGAGAATGAAAGAGACGCGGAAATTAAGGATGTCACTGAAAGTTAGCATCAATGTAACCTGTACCTTTATTCTTTGAGCAATCCACAACCCGACATCCTGAAGTAGCTTGTTTCCTGAAGCATCTTCTTCATTTTTGGTAGGAAGAAGCTCCTGTCCTGCTCCTTCAGCAACAACAATGACCATATGCCCATTTTCTTTGAGCTTTTTCTCTATATATTCAAAAAGCCCCCCTTTTCCTTCAAGATAGAAAGGCGACTCTGGAATCAAACAGCAGTCCACATCTCGGCTCGCCAGAGTAGCATGCATTGCTATAAAACCTGCAGAATAAATCTGAAAATTTTAGAAGGAAGTATAAATTGGGCCACCATAAAAGAAAGTATTTCACAGAATAATAACTTAGCTAGGGGCTCCTGTTTCTGTTTGTAATGGACCTTAGCCTTTTGTATGTTTATACGATAAACATCTTTGTTGCTTTACATAGTAAATGGCATCTGGAATTATTGTGAAAGGCCTTCTCTAGATTATTATTAGTAAGTGCAACCCTTTACATCATAAGGTTTCTGATTTTTCAGTTGTATAGACTCATCTTACCACTATAGCGACCCATTAGTTTAACCATGCCAATTCCATTCTCCGCACTATCTGCTTCAACATGCGCAGCATTAATGGCACGCTGAGCTTCTTCTACAGCAGTATCAAAACCAAATGACCTGTCAATAACCTGGTAATAGAAGCCAAAGGGATTTagttagaaatgaaaagaaataatgATCGTTTGCATACAAAATATAGGAAATTCCAAGTAGAAACAGTGTCCCTGTGATAAAAAAGTGAGGAGTGAATGGGTGATCCATTCAACACGAAATAGGTTATCTCTTTTTGCTAGTGAAATTTCTAGTTGGTTGAAACACATTTTGAACATGGAAGACAACTGGTCCTCCATGCAGACCCGAAGGTTAAGTTGCTTTTAGGAGGTGCATGTGAAATACTAACAGATTTAATTCCTCACAGTTAACCATGTAATTTGATACTAAGAAAATCAATAAGAAGAACAAAGTAAAAACAGTTCATCTAATAGGAAGTATGATGACTGAATTCTGATACCGGAATGTCATTGTCAATTGTCTTGGGAATGCCAGCAACAGCGACTTTTAGACCACGCTTTCTGATTTCCTGCAGAACAAATTAGACATATGCTAAGCTCAAGAACATATGCACTGGGAGAATGGAAGAGTGGCTAAAAAAGTTAAAAGTTTTTTTCCTTAGTAACAATACCTCATAGATCACATTTGCTCCTCTTAGAGTGCCATCTCCTCCGATTATATAAACCTGAGCCAGTAATACTGTTCATCAAAGCTAAAAAAATGCAGTTTATAAAAAGAAATCTTAGACTCTTGCTGTGTCAACTGTTTAGTAAAAGGTAACACATGCCTGATTAATTCCACGGTCCTGAATGCTGTCAACAATCTTTGTGGTATCATGGCCACCTCGAGAAGATCCAATGATTGTCCCACCACGCTTATGTATGTCATTACAAAGCTTTGGTGTCAAATTAATTGTATTCTTCGAATAAAAACCCCTGTAGCCTCCCTAAGAAAAGAGATGCAACCATTGTCAGATTACAGATTCGTAAAAACGATTAATTGACCTCAACAAAGAAACTGCCAAGACGAAAATATGCGACTTTGGTACTTTTCTTAACCAGCATGTCTGATGAAGAAAGAAAGATGCATTGCATAAATTGGATGATTAAAGATCCAAAGCGATTAACATGTATGTCTGACAGGTTAAAGGTGCAGAATCTCAAAACAGAAACCAGACATAAAGATATAGATCAGGCAATTTAAAACAAACTCTTCTGGGATACAAAGAAGAAGGCCGACAGG
Proteins encoded in this window:
- the LOC121741063 gene encoding glutamyl-tRNA(Gln) amidotransferase subunit C, chloroplastic/mitochondrial-like → MGSRAIMLLRANPQLFSFRSSAFPKAFQSKKRFYAAKYSLEPPDVPSLAEKARISLTPKQVEEFAPKIQQVVDWFGQLQAVDLQSIEPALRADTEGDNLRDDVPQVFDNRDAIIGAVPNYEDSYIKVPKVLNKEE
- the LOC121742266 gene encoding ATP-dependent 6-phosphofructokinase 6-like, which produces MGSQSNFQMKEVPGEFGYVLQDVPHFSDYISDLQTYPNPLRSNPAYSVVKQYFVDMDDSVPEKIVVHKDTPRGVHFRRAGPRQQVYFESDDVLACIVTCGGLCPGLNTVIREIVHSLDYMYGVSKVLGIDGGYRGFYSKNTINLTPKLCNDIHKRGGTIIGSSRGGHDTTKIVDSIQDRGINQVYIIGGDGTLRGANVIYEEIRKRGLKVAVAGIPKTIDNDIPVIDRSFGFDTAVEEAQRAINAAHVEADSAENGIGMVKLMGRYSGFIAMHATLASRDVDCCLIPESPFYLEGKGGLFEYIEKKLKENGHMVIVVAEGAGQELLPTKNEEDASGNKLLQDVGLWIAQRIKDHFAKQTKMPITLKYIDPTYMIRAIPSNASDNVYCTLLAQSAVHGAMAGYTGFTSGLVNGRHTYIPFNRIIEKQNKVVITDRMWARLLSSTNQPSFLGPKCPSLMNAGQLGTYDKVTGLLGCLSLKP
- the LOC121811383 gene encoding serine/threonine-protein kinase Aurora-1 — protein: MAIAAESQQDHKNSSESTAAERKKWTLNDFDIGKPLGRGKFGHVYLAREKRSNHVIALKVLFKSQLKESQVEHQLRREVEIQSHLRHPNILRLYGYFYDQKRVYLILEYAAKGELYKELQKCKYFSERRAATYIASLARALIYCHGKHVIHRDIKPENLLVGAQGELKIADFGWSVHTFNRRRTMCGTLDYLPPEMVESVEHDASVDIWSLGILCYEFLYGLPPFEAKEHADTYRRIIQVDLKFPPKPIVSSAAKDLISQMLVKDSSKRLPLHKLLEHPWIVQNADPSGVYRG